From Drosophila nasuta strain 15112-1781.00 chromosome X, ASM2355853v1, whole genome shotgun sequence, one genomic window encodes:
- the LOC132796039 gene encoding uncharacterized protein LOC132796039 produces MTKPLQVNKNRCIIGNYGLMRKISVLRIAEQIHSQRKNSVVNNPIKDLYEFHDFHIDCETIPQNDFNIDYECEITPRMNMEFPLWTNLSTEIKKTPFKKRSLRKLLDNECVNQISIQQLKDRLSSPHGIKPEKRGRIIKAKELCDPSYKSREKLNAKLILHNNNRPKKKENECNPSFISNLQIVPIEDLLPQLALYLPHPRFVKRIEFDSRLFDINFMANSTQKLRRFQQILHSFYFVVFIGFTYIILATTTEIIQYVDNRLRSVTSFFFSLP; encoded by the exons ATG ACGAAGCCACTTCAAGTCAATAAAAATCGCTGCATTATTGGCAACTATGGACTAATGAGAAAGATTTCTGTGTTGAGAATTGCTGAGCAAATCCATAGTCAAAGGAAAAATTCAGTGGTAAACAATCCTATTAAAGATTTATACGAGTTCCATGATTTCCATATCGACTGCGAAACGATTCctcaaaatgattttaatattgattatGAATGTGAAATAACCCCAAGGATGAACATGGAATTTCCGCTGTGGACTAATTTATCCACCGAAATAAAGAAGACTCCATTCAAAAAAAGATCATTGCGTAAACTCCTGGACAATGAATGTGTCAATCAAATTTCCATACAGCAGTTGAAAGATCGATTAAGCTCTCCTCACGGAATCAAGCCAGAGAAACGAGGCAGAATAATTAAGGCAAAGGAACTATGCGATCCATCCTATAAAAGTCGAGAGAAGTTAAACGCCAAATTAATTCTCCATAACAACAATCGCcccaaaaagaaagaaaatgaatgtaATCCATCATTCATCTCCAATCTTCAGATTGTGCCCATTGAAGATCTGTTGCCACAATTGGCTCTTTATCTGCCACATCCACGATTTGTGAAACGCATTGAATTCGATTCGCGTCTTTTTGACATCAACTTCATGGCAAACTCAACTCAGAAACTTCGACGATTCCAACAGATattgcattcattttatttcgttgTTTTCATTGGTTTCACATACATCATTCTTGCCACAACCACCGAGATAATTCAGTACGTTGACAATCGGTTGCGATCCGTCACAtcgtttttcttttccctACCATAA